In a genomic window of Magnolia sinica isolate HGM2019 chromosome 14, MsV1, whole genome shotgun sequence:
- the LOC131226243 gene encoding alpha carbonic anhydrase 7-like isoform X1: MNSPRISILLSAFLSILLFHSRTTTSQEVEDEREFNYLEGSGHGPEHWGELNTTWELCKNGDMQSPIDLLDERVQVVPDLGKLKRSYKPTNAILKNRGHDIMLKWVDSAGSIHINGTQYWLHQFHWHSPSEHTIQGRRYDLEMHMVHESSDGKTAVIGIMYKIGRPDTFLSELTKHIEAIADTHEGERQVGVIDPRHLKIGSRMYHRYIGSLTVPPCTQGVLWTIIKKIRTVSREQVRLLRKAVNDDFERNARPTQAINKRAIHLYRPRPDDLRS; encoded by the exons ATGAATAGTCCAAGGATTTCCATCTTGTTGTCTGCTTTCCTTTCCATCCTTCTCTTTCATTCACGCACAACAACATCACAAGAAGTTG AGGATGAGAGGGAGTTTAATTACCTTGAAGGGAGTGGACATGGACCTGAACATTGGGGAGAGTTAAATACAACGTGGGAATTGTGTAAGAATGGCGATATGCAATCTCCCATAGATTTGTTGGATGAAAGGGTGCAAGTGGTGCCTGATTTAGGAAAATTGAAAAGGAGTTATAAACCCACAAATGCAATTCTAAAGAATAGGGGCCATGATATAATG TTGAAGTGGGTGGACAGTGCAGGATCCATTCACATCAATGGAACTCAATATTGGCTCCATCAATTTCACTGGCACTCACCTTCTGAGCATACAATCCAGGGTAGGAg GTATGACTTAGAGATGCACATGGTTCACGAGAGCTCCGATGGAAAGACAGCTGTCATTGGAATTATGTATAAAATTGGTCGGCCAGACACCTTTCTCTCAGAG CTGACGAAACATATAGAAGCAATTGCTGATACCCATGAAGGAGAGAGACAAGTGGGTGTGATTGACCCGAGGCATCTGAAGATAGGAAGTAGAATGTATCACAGATACATTGGCTCTCTCACCGTTCCACCCTGCACTCAAGGAGTCCTCTGGACCATTATCAAGAAG ATTAGGACTGTTTCTAGAGAACAAGTGAGATTACTAAGGAAGGCTGTTAATGAT GATTTTGAGAGGAATGCGAGACCCACACAAGCAATCAACAAACGTGCGATACACCTTTACCGACCGAGGCCTGATGACCTTCGTTCATGA
- the LOC131226243 gene encoding alpha carbonic anhydrase 7-like isoform X2: MNSPRISILLSAFLSILLFHSRTTTSQEVEDEREFNYLEGSGHGPEHWGELNTTWELCKNGDMQSPIDLLDERVQVVPDLGKLKRSYKPTNAILKNRGHDIMLKWVDSAGSIHINGTQYWLHQFHWHSPSEHTIQGRRYDLEMHMVHESSDGKTAVIGIMYKIGRPDTFLSELTKHIEAIADTHEGERQVGVIDPRHLKIGSRMYHRYIGSLTVPPCTQGVLWTIIKKDFERNARPTQAINKRAIHLYRPRPDDLRS, translated from the exons ATGAATAGTCCAAGGATTTCCATCTTGTTGTCTGCTTTCCTTTCCATCCTTCTCTTTCATTCACGCACAACAACATCACAAGAAGTTG AGGATGAGAGGGAGTTTAATTACCTTGAAGGGAGTGGACATGGACCTGAACATTGGGGAGAGTTAAATACAACGTGGGAATTGTGTAAGAATGGCGATATGCAATCTCCCATAGATTTGTTGGATGAAAGGGTGCAAGTGGTGCCTGATTTAGGAAAATTGAAAAGGAGTTATAAACCCACAAATGCAATTCTAAAGAATAGGGGCCATGATATAATG TTGAAGTGGGTGGACAGTGCAGGATCCATTCACATCAATGGAACTCAATATTGGCTCCATCAATTTCACTGGCACTCACCTTCTGAGCATACAATCCAGGGTAGGAg GTATGACTTAGAGATGCACATGGTTCACGAGAGCTCCGATGGAAAGACAGCTGTCATTGGAATTATGTATAAAATTGGTCGGCCAGACACCTTTCTCTCAGAG CTGACGAAACATATAGAAGCAATTGCTGATACCCATGAAGGAGAGAGACAAGTGGGTGTGATTGACCCGAGGCATCTGAAGATAGGAAGTAGAATGTATCACAGATACATTGGCTCTCTCACCGTTCCACCCTGCACTCAAGGAGTCCTCTGGACCATTATCAAGAAG GATTTTGAGAGGAATGCGAGACCCACACAAGCAATCAACAAACGTGCGATACACCTTTACCGACCGAGGCCTGATGACCTTCGTTCATGA